TCTCAGGAGTCAATCAAAATAtccaaatattatataaaaactcaaagcatttgtaatatacatattttagatCACTGTATTCATAGTTTCTTGTTTGTATTCTTTGAGCTGTATATCAGTAATTATAAAGATTCTGTTATCATCTACATCTGGCATGGTGTGTGACTGTCATGTGACTGTCATGACCTCAAACTTGTAAAACTAATTTTAAGTTTAAGATACTTTAAAAGTCTTGATATTAATATAGATCAAGATATTTAATTCAATTGTAAATCAACACTTTTTCTATAGGTTATACTTTGCCTATACTTTGCAgttttcagattttgtttaaacgTGTTGGAAAGttgtttaaaaaagcaacaactaTAAGATACATGTTTTATCTAAACTTTCAGAGTTACTACTTAGACACTGAGGTGGATCTGCAGGAGCAGGTGGTAAGAGTGAGGAAACTGCACCACCTGCTGGAGATCCTGGGCACCTGCAGCACTTTCCTCAGTCTTCCTCACGAGCGCCTTTTCCTTTTCACTCAGTGAGTTTCTCGTCTTCTCCGAGAGTCTTATATTAATCAAACAGTGATTTAAGGGATAATAAATCATACCAATTGTTCCACAGgaaattgtgatttatgataTATCAAGGTGCACTATTCTATTTGAGCACTGCAGATTCCTTGATTGCACTAGGGATGGTACTTTGAAAGAGATTAAAATGTAGTTATATCTTGTTCTAACCATGATATTTGACGTCAGGTCCTGTTTGCAGTACTATAAAACATCCAACTATGATGAGGACCACGTCTTCCAGTTACAAATTAAACCTGCGCTCATTAGCTACTTTTATGAGAAGTGAGTACTTATTCTTTCTGCATGGCATTTTCATGTAGTATGTGCTGAACGGTGTCATGCTGTTGATATGAATGGGTATTGTTTTCTGTTATTCCCTCAGAGAACAGCCGTTTTCTTGGGCCGTGGAGGTCTCCAGTGGACAGGGGTCAAAGGAAGTCAAGACATCGTTGTACCTTAGTGACAAACCCCTAGTAGACCACATTCATTTGGACTTAGGTGaagctgttttttgttgttgttgttgttgttgttgtttttgtcatgttttatatTGAGTTGGTTAAACCCTAAAAGAAATCTGACACTTCAACTTTTATTTTCTGGTTATGCACACACAGATGTATCCTTGAATGAGTCTGTAAATGGAGATAGTGAGAAGATGTTTTACTACAGGACCATGGTGAGCTGTAGTCTCATCAACTTTATTTAACAAAGGTAAGAGTCCATATTGTAAAAACCAAAGTATAAAAATGAGCATATAATCATTAGTTTATTTGATTTTGAAGCAGTGGTTTAAATTTGTTGGGCAGATCTATACATTTGGGgtcatttcttttcattttgaaatggaaGTTTCATATTCATAATGgcttcacttatttttaagtacaGTAAAGCAGtaattgtgaaataataatatcatttacaatAATTTTCTGTTTGGATAggttctaaaatgtcatttattgatTTGATGGCAAAGTTGAACTCTAGTCTTCAGTATCGCTTGATCTATGGTGATTTCTTGTTTAATaaacacttcatatttttatcaatgctatatatttttttaaatagattctttaataaacagaaaaaaagtcttaaaCACACAACTGAAAATTAAGTTCAACTTTAAATGGAAGTCTATATATACAACCACTtcagtttgcagatatttaaggtTTTAGGAGggtttaaaggtatagttcacccaaacattttaattctgtcatcatttactcattccatgttctccccttgttcgcatgggtttcctcttggtgctcccgtttcccccacagtccgaattgaataaactaaattggccctagtgtatgtgtgtgtatggatgtttcccagttctgggttacagctggatgggcatttgctgtgtaaaacttgctggataagtcgTCGGTTCATTCCTCTGCGGCGACgcctgaatgaatcatttactcatccttcacttatACCAAAGCAGTTTGAGTTTgattcttctgctgaacacaaaggaagacgtTTTGAAGAATGACGGAAAAAACTGTCATTGACACTGTGGATTTCGATGGCTGCTgtcttccaacattcttcagaatatcttgttttgtgtttagcagaagaaaagaaatcataaaagtttagaactacttgagtgtgagtaaatgataagaattttcattttaggtgaactgtcccttaagGGCAACTAGCATAGCACATTAACTCATTAACTTCctcataaaaatgaatgaatttcaaggCCGGCCATATGTTAGTTTTATCATTAGTATCCTTATCGTCATCATCCTTGATTGCATACAATATTAATGAGCAAAAAAGGGGCCAAATAatttttggatttaaaaaaattagctAGTTGCGTTTGCGGAGCAGGAACATGAGAAAGACAGCGCTGATCAGAATACAGAGAGTGCAAACAGTGGGAACTACCACTTCGGTCACCATCTCCATGTGGCTGGTTAAAGGATCTGAAACATATACACAAAACACACTTGTCAGCACAAACATACAAGCGTAGCCTAATTTTCACACTGCTTTTGCATTACGGAGCACTCAAAGGGttaatatagttatttttttgctggtgcatgtctgtgtatgtgtgtgtgtgtgtgtgtgtgtgtgtgggtggtatGGCTTACCATGAATAAGTTTTAGAATATTGGCAGCCGTATTCCGCTGTTCCTCTAATGAAGAGAAAGAAATAATCTTAGGATTGCATCAGGGCTCATTAACCCTTTGCAGGCTGCTGTGTTAGCTTGCAGTGAAGCAGCACAGTTATAAGCAGAAGGACAGCATGCCAATCACATCAAGCATCATTTTAGTGTTGCACACTTTAGGTTTTACACCTTCACTGGCTGTTTAATAGGATTATATGGCACACATATTATATGAAGCTGTTCTTTTGATTTATGggatatgttttagttttatatgAGAGAATTAGAGGCATTGTAGGTTTTGATTAAAAAGGTTTTGAAATCTTGATGATCAGCTGATTTGTGGATGATAGAAAGCAAAGCAATTTCATTAAAAGCACCAGACTGTTCTTCAAGTTTATGTTGGCTTAATCTCTGGTCTACAGtattaaaaaaatgatgtctgttgCAACTTTTCCTTCtgatgtaaatttacatttacgtAAAAAAGCTaacttattataataattataatagagaGTGTAGTGAttgtagtggtgtaacagatcacatgGTTCAGATCACATTATATTTTTTAGTCActgattggaccatttttcggatttGCCAAAATGAAGAGGAGAccaatgtaatttgctttccatttattacaaaaacagtactgcgaGAAACTTTTGGACCTGAACttacaaacagaacttagaacctgtgattttattaaaaataaaatgaagaaataatcagctgaatgaaaaaaaattgtaaataaaatattcagtagtgtgttactactactgttgctgataatgctaaacgTATAattcttcatgtttcattgctacatttttgaatatttattcagtggcatattttcgATGGCCGGttttcgccacctattggttaaataatgtaattgctgccttcGACTTCTGTTTTTGAGCGTCAGGCTAAATGCATATgtcggtgattttaatctttaccataaaccatacttgtcaacattgggatgtgaaaataagcgatgcatgtacagaatccatttgggaaacaacgtctatttatcaatatggagCGCATCTTACAATCGCACTGCTACAGCAACTGACTGTTTTGAGTATTGTATAGAAAGGGCAATGGCATCTAGAATGGAGAGGAAGGGAAtcctgccatttttatatttattttaaagtgttttcatgcctaaataaaatgaaagcacggaacagattcacatttaagatacaaggggcgtcccctggtggttcggcggtatgggttgcacatagggaggatcggctctttaatgtttattgccacccttcatggAAAGattaaaatacgggagaaatacaggaaaatacctttatgggatgatagtgggatagaattgtAACATATGGGAGAATCCAGGGAAAATGGGAGGGTTGATAAACATCacaaacatcagtggttttaccTAAATTATAAACTGTTATCTCAGTACTCtgctatttgactgtttgtaacttcatagcTCACGCAAAAGACTAAAAGCTGAATCTCATTCttgattttttgcatttttaaaaatacagatttgaatgcagtgattcgaaggattaatGAGCATATctaaatcaccatcatttatgatttgttgcgtgggtgttgagatcctgatcttttaatgattaatcgtgcagcttacactgaaatAATTAATGCAGGATAAACAAGTAGTGGCAGAAAACTcttttaataacctaagaaacaccacatcctgaataacctaccgaaacttcttctgtcatcattatattttacagcaaagcctaaatgctttcatacatttgATATGAATGAAGCGAGAGATGATCTCTCTTagattgttacaaatttaggattaatttacaagtaaaaaaaaaattacttaatccgcgggtcacgtgttttccgaaccatgggttgtgatccgtacgaatcatGGATCAACAGTAATCCGCTACACCCCTAATTTTATCCATAGAGAAAATCATTTGtccacattattttaaattatttagttcAATTTTTCTaactaatttagaaaaaaaaatcataaactatgattcaaaaaaaaaaatcttaaaacaaaacagaaacaagcTAAACTTTTTAGCCCCACACTCTCTCATGAAAATCTGCAAATGATGTAAAATCAATTCTCTAAACTCTCAAATTTGATAATTACACTTGTATAAATCCATACATCCACTTCATGTGGTGACCATTATATCTATGGATGGATCAAAAAagctttttcttaaaaaaaaaattcttaaaacaataatggttttgttcatttttaggaCAATCTTGATGAAAGGTTTTGGTCCACTTTaagtgttatatatatttttatgtgcatttttgattatcacataaaaaatgcttgatggaaatgccaagatgtgcataaattttgaaaatgataaactttttattcaaatagtaaaaatgtgcataaagtaCAATGGAAACACTAACTATaaatgtctgtgtgtgcgtgtgtgtgtgtgtgtgtgtgtgtgtgtgtgtgtgtgtgtgtgtgtaaaaacaaaacgggtgatttttgttataagagattatGTGGTGTTAAAAATagtaacattgtaaaacatctgaaatgttgttttggtcattctaaaatgcctcatcattattattacctCCAACTGCATGTcagcacaagtaatttattaaataaggaaaagacttctactgcagcaaatcttcttttttctttttactattAGGTGGCAGTTTATCAGGTAGTGACCATTTTGTGTTGTCTTTGACTCATTGAATGGACAAGCTGCATTATTCACAAGTCTTTTATGcagtattccagttttgtgcataaatttaattagcatctttggatggaaaataGCTATTGTTCCCGGTGAGACCAGGACTTgatacttttttaagtaaaataaataggaAATAAGTTTGGAAAGCACAGTACCTAGAGCATTTAATAAGATTTCTCAGTGTACTGCCACTTTGTCCATAGGTTCTCGAGCTGCTGATCTGGACATTTCTTTATGGTcgcatttaattaaaatatatgtactaCAGAGCCATTTTAACATCATTCACTGACGCCCGTGGCATATGTCAGCTTGTCAGAATCAGAGTTGGCCAGTACTGGAATTGCTTAATGCTGTTTTTATCTGACTGCACCACACATTGTCGGAAGATTGCCAAGCAGAAAGAAAAGAGCAAGTTACTTCTGTATGTTCGCTAGGGTCTAAACTTCATCATGCACTGGCCGAACCTTTGGCATGATCTTTATTATCCTTGGATTTTCTTTTAGCTGGAGGGGCAAACAAAGAAAAATCCTGTTAGAGGTTTGGGCTCAATCTCTGTTGCAGACCTCAACAAAAGTCTTTGTCAATCCGTTCCCTATGGACACTAATGGCTAAGTAGAAACCTAGTCAAACCACAAATGAGGTTAGCATAATAAAACAGTGGAGATCCAGATGAAGGAATGTTCTCACGTACTGTTCAAGGGGAATTTGTTCCCATCGAATTTGTTCTTGATTAAAGGCTGCGTGATTATTTCTTTTAGTCTGCGATCCACAAATGGAATTTTTCCTTGTTTGCCCCAGTTCTTCAACTAAGTTAAAATCAGTGATCCACTGACCTGCAGCCAGGAGCTGATTGCTGGTGGAACAAGTCTCTGTAGCTTTCCTCTTCCAGGTCTCAACCTGCCAATGATGGAGATTCAGAGGTCATAGTCTCATATAATCGAATTCTTCTTTTACAGATGGAGACTTTCACAGATGAACACTCCTTACAAGATTCTATTCCAGAATTAGTCATTTTCTGTGCTATTTAACTTGCTTGTTTAATTCTGTTAATTGCGCTATGTCTCATACATTTATAAAAGAATCATATTGTCTGACAATAAACATTTCCAACACCTGATTTGTTCAGGAAATGATTTGCAGTTTGcccaatataacaaaaataattaagaaaCACCATTTATATGGTAATTACATGCTAATCCTGGGGGTTCTCCAAGACATTTTTGTTGGTAGATAACCAAATGAGAATTTTGATGTATTCAGACTGAATAGCTATTTAATTGGAAGTCCTCTGCAAACAATTCATTGACTTTACATAGCACGTTTTGATTGCAAAACAGATGCTCTAATCCAAAATGCAACTGCAAGATTACTGTCAAAGAATCTGGAGCAGAGacagtttatttaaaatgttaatcatacattttttaaaaatatattggttGCTTACAAAGTTTTGTAGTTGGTGCTTATGAATTAGCTGGAGTTTTTAGGGACAGATCAACTATACACGCATACCTCTCTCTGACCGGGGAATCCATTAGACTGAATGATGCGTTTGTAGAACTGAACAGAGGCCTTGGGGTAGCGAGGCTTGTTTTGGTTCCTGAAGTCCACATAGTACAATCCAAACCTCTCCGAATAACCCTCATCCCACTCAAACTTGTCTAGCAGAGACCAGGCGGTGTAGCCCTTCACATTCACTCCATCCCTGATAGCTGCAAGATAACAACATAATTGTGCAACTCTATCATCGTTTATTCACCATCATGTCTTCCAAACTCAATTGTCTGACATTCTTCTTTAAAATACAAGAAGATGATCGtttgaaaaaagtgttttttatttagacCAGAATGTTATTGATATCTATTATTATATTAAGCCATCATTTTCtaaataatttgaacaaataCATTCTTATAACTATTCTTGTGTTGCTTAGAAGTCACTCGTACTGGTTATGAACAACTTTAATGgagggtaaatgatgacaagttttttgtgtgtgtgaacagtaTCTTTCaggacatttattaatttatgaatgGGTTACCTTTCAGCATCTCATTGATGTAATCCTTGTAATACTTTATCCTCCAGTCGTCACACAGTTCTGTGCACATCATTTTCTCTGAAACCCCATTTTCAGTGATGTAGATCATGGGGTTCCCATAGTGAGtcttaaaaaaaagataataagactTGATTACATTTGTTTCTCTGATCATAAAAACTTTTTCCTAGTAGTTTAAAGTTTTGTAGGGATGATGCCAAAACCCAGAAGACAAAGGAACAGAGTTACTAAACTGCAAATTACCacaaaagatcacaatctcatgAGTGCATAATGGAACATTTCTGGAGGGATCTACTAACAaaacttgaataaaaaaaaatgctcaatCATACCAGTTTTTTCCCATCAGATAAAAATACCATCATACGTGCACATATGCAGTCAGCGTATTAAACCCAGCTGTTACGGTTGGTCCAAAGCTAGGCAATAGTGAGATGTTTTATTGTAAAGGCAAAACAGAACCCAGAAATGTAATATGTACAAACAGAATGAAACAGAAGAGcttaaatacactgaaaacaatGGACTGAGGAGCAAATGAGAACTAACAAGACAAAAAACATAGATTACAAACGTTAAAAGagtacatacatacactcaccggctcaCCAACCGGATTTTCATgtgcaaccatctctagggtttttaGAGTAGGGTCAGAAAAAACGAAAATatccagttctgtgggcacaaatgccatgttgatgccagaggtaagaggagattggccagactggttccagctgatagaagggcaacagcaactcaaatgaccactcgttacaaccaaggtatacagaagagcatctctgaacacacgacgaaccttgaggcagatgggctacagcagcagaagaccacactgggtgccacagaaacaggaaactgaggctacagtttgcTCAGGGTCACCAAAAATGGACAACAGAAGCGGATTGAGTAAcgtttggaaaaacgttgcctggtctgtaAGTGTcgatttttgctgcaacatttggatggaagggtcagaatttggcatcaacaacatgaaagcatggatccatcctgccttctatcaatggttcaggctggtgctggtggtgtattgatgtgggggatattttcttggcacactttgggcccattagtaccaatttagcattgtgtcaatgccacagcctacctgagtattgttgctgaccatgtccatccctttatgaccacagtgtgcccatcttctgatagctacttgtagcaggataacacgccatgtcataaagcttgaatcatctcagactggtttcttgaacatgacaatgagttcactgtactcaaatggcctccacaataaccagagctcaatccaatagagcacctttgggatgttgtggaaagggaaattcgcatcatggatgtgcagcggataaatctgcagcaactgcgtcatcctatcatgtcaatatggaccaaaatatctgaggaatatttctagtaccttgttgaatctatgccatgaaggattaaagcagttctgaaggcaaaaggggttacTTCAGAACATTGTTGACATGACAAAGCTCTGTTTACTGATATCACATAACTTGCCATTTTGTTACATGCATACcactcatttaaaacaaaaaacgttTAAAGGTTTTGATGCCTCAaccattaataaatgcattattttgtattttggtcAGGACTAAAGGAATCAAGAGAACTACAAgtgtgttacaacccagaaacaaaTTATCTGTGAAGTCAGATGCTAGTAAGTGTACCGCAGCCAAAGTGTGTCAGCTAAATGtcagcagaaaaaaatgtaaaatacagtatatgGTACCCTTTTTGCACCTTCATAAAGTTGAGTAGCCGCCGAAATCCCCATGGAACCGAATAGAGCCATTCCGAACCAGGATCAGGCCAACGTGGATCAACCAGCTCTGCTACATCCCGATCTGAGAAGTAGGTGGTTCCACGGTTGGAAGGGTAGCTCTTTTGGGTGATGTAGCGTGTTGTGAAGTGCCCCACGCCTAGGAAGTCACTGGTGCCTTTGATGTAACTCTTCTCTTGAGAAGAAAAAGTGGGAAGACGAGACGTTCCCAAGCCCTGCAGTGCACTTTTCCTACCTGGcatgtaaaaaataatcattaatgttCTCAATTATTTACCTCACATATTCAACTGATTTAGCACTATTACCAATGAAATCCTTCATCACTTGAGGATAATCTCCATGGAAGATGGGTGTAGCAAACCAGCCAATGTAAAACTGGACATATCTCTCAGCAGCCTCAATGTCCTTCTGGTTAGTGATGTCCACTGGTTCTCCCCAATCCCCAGACAGTGAAATACCCACCATACCTTGTGGGGACAAAAGAACAGGCAGAATGTAAAGAAATAAGGGGTCATTTTTATCTAGAATAGtcaagttcgtagacaaacttgaTGATGTCTTGAGAAAGCCTCGTGTGAAAGTTTGAagcagttttaaagtttaaataattgaagtagttttgaAGAAGTTTGAAACCGTTAGCATAGATAGATAGCTACATatgtgttagcatgtttctagtgcGGATTGGCATGTTTCTCGCTAGGCGGTTGAAAGTTGtttctggatggttgctagggcgttgctagggttttctgagtgcttgctaaggtgttgctagggtgttttgactgaTTGTTAAGGtgctgctaggcggttgctaaggtgttctgagtagttgctaggcggtttctagggtgttctaggtggttgctaaggtgttgctaggcggttgcaagTTATTGTTACGCAGTTGCTAGGGAGTTCTGAGAAGTTGCTAAGGCGTGGCTAGGGAGTTTTAATGCAGTTGCTTGgtggttctgagtggttgctaaggcaatACTAGGTGATTGATAGGTAGCTgcttgggtgttctgagtggttgcaaaggtgttgctaggtggttgctagggtgttgctattcagttgctaggttgttctgaatggctgctaaggcattgttaggtggttgctaaggtgatgctagtAAGTTACtcgggtgttctgagtggttgctaaggtgttctgagtggttgctaggtggttgctaaggtgttgctaggtggtttgctatggtgttgctgggtggttgctaaggtgttcaagGTCATTGTCTAGTAtagattagtatattgttagtatgtccaatctaaagtcaatggcagtttttttttacagtggaagtCTAtgagacagttgctagggtgccgtaagtggttgctagggagtggctttAAGTTAAAAGGTGATCAGTGATTAGCAGATTGGttgtctgagttaaatgagcccaaccttaagtttgtatgacagtctggcgcaaagttatgaggtcactaaggttggtccaatgttaagttaatggaacttttctgaattttccgggtcagttttgggaaaaccgtaagtcggatcagttggaaaagatatagcaacttaattcagtatagtttgaaGGTTtagagttagtttggtggttgtagtatgaacatTCTAGGAGGAGGTGTGTTCTTAAAATAGTCAAAGAAGAAGATGGAAGAAGAATAATACTGTaggtttatgtagtataacagtatgttggctttctcaagctaCCATAATTAAAGTACTGATATTAGTAAGCTCATACCTTTTTGTTTGCTTCGCCACTGAGAATCGTAAGTGTGCCAAACCTTAGCATGTGCCTGAAATTAACCAGCACAGACTGTGTTGTATTTAACTCCATTCTGAAACACCGAGATACACAATTTAAGTCAAGAGAGTGATGTGTTACCTTAATGATGTGGTGAGCTGCTCTGTAGGCCCCGGTTCCCCTGAGCTTCAGTCCTGGAGCATGTTCTCCAGTTTCATATCCTTCCACTGCCACTGACTGACATACAATGAGCACATTAATGAGCATATCCTTTATACATTTCTCAGATGTGCTGTTATTAACTAGAGATGACTGGATTGAGCATACCCATGGGTTATTAAAGGTTATCCAGTGTTTCACACGGTCCCCATAGCGTTCAAAGCAAAGGTTGGCAAAGTCGTTGAAGTAATTAATCATGCTGATGTTTTGCCATCCACCATATTTCTCCTGCAGAACCTGTCCGAATGTACAGATGGTAAATGATCAAACTTTTCAGAAAAAGTTGCAGACTAATCCATTATTACTGCAATCAATGGGTAGATGAAAATCACTGAATGTGTTTTCTTCCTTTTATTTGTCAGTTCTTGAGAGATGCTGCTGAAAGGTATTGTTAGGActgtcaaataaatgtaaaattaattgaTTGGACTCATTTGATGAACAGACTTTACTTTTATTGCAGTTTTATTATTGTGAGGGAAAGATTAACAGTCCATTCATTgtcttaaagcaatagttcacccaaaattgctTTATGCTGTAACAATCCTGTATGAAA
The window above is part of the Danio aesculapii chromosome 18, fDanAes4.1, whole genome shotgun sequence genome. Proteins encoded here:
- the lctlb gene encoding lactase-like b isoform X3, which produces MINYFNDFANLCFERYGDRVKHWITFNNPWAHAKVWHTYDSQWRSKQKGMVGISLSGDWGEPVDITNQKDIEAAERYVQFYIGWFATPIFHGDYPQVMKDFIGRKSALQGLGTSRLPTFSSQEKSYIKGTSDFLGVGHFTTRYITQKSYPSNRGTTYFSDRDVAELVDPRWPDPGSEWLYSVPWGFRRLLNFMKTHYGNPMIYITENGVSEKMMCTELCDDWRIKYYKDYINEMLKDPLTSHMEMVTEVVVPTVCTLCILISAVFLMFLLRKRN
- the lctlb gene encoding lactase-like b isoform X1; translated protein: MMLPQRVGPVCHVLVLVLCLSAAEDFDWSANNHDSFYYGTFPNGFSWGAGGSAYQTEGAWDKDGKGLSIWDVFTHKKGKTFLNDTGDSSCDGYYKIKDDISLMKEMNLNHYRFSISWPRIMPTGIRYYDVLIDELLENKITPIVTLYHWDLPQVLQEKYGGWQNISMINYFNDFANLCFERYGDRVKHWITFNNPWSVAVEGYETGEHAPGLKLRGTGAYRAAHHIIKAHAKVWHTYDSQWRSKQKGMVGISLSGDWGEPVDITNQKDIEAAERYVQFYIGWFATPIFHGDYPQVMKDFIGRKSALQGLGTSRLPTFSSQEKSYIKGTSDFLGVGHFTTRYITQKSYPSNRGTTYFSDRDVAELVDPRWPDPGSEWLYSVPWGFRRLLNFMKTHYGNPMIYITENGVSEKMMCTELCDDWRIKYYKDYINEMLKAIRDGVNVKGYTAWSLLDKFEWDEGYSERFGLYYVDFRNQNKPRYPKASVQFYKRIIQSNGFPGQREVETWKRKATETCSTSNQLLAADPLTSHMEMVTEVVVPTVCTLCILISAVFLMFLLRKRN
- the lctlb gene encoding lactase-like b isoform X2, whose amino-acid sequence is MINYFNDFANLCFERYGDRVKHWITFNNPWSVAVEGYETGEHAPGLKLRGTGAYRAAHHIIKAHAKVWHTYDSQWRSKQKGMVGISLSGDWGEPVDITNQKDIEAAERYVQFYIGWFATPIFHGDYPQVMKDFIGRKSALQGLGTSRLPTFSSQEKSYIKGTSDFLGVGHFTTRYITQKSYPSNRGTTYFSDRDVAELVDPRWPDPGSEWLYSVPWGFRRLLNFMKTHYGNPMIYITENGVSEKMMCTELCDDWRIKYYKDYINEMLKDPLTSHMEMVTEVVVPTVCTLCILISAVFLMFLLRKRN